In a genomic window of Mucilaginibacter sp. KACC 22063:
- a CDS encoding DHA2 family efflux MFS transporter permease subunit, whose protein sequence is MAETGFKKWIITITVITASLLELIDTTIVNVALPHIQGNLGATLTDVAWVVTGYAVANVIVLPMSGWLGSRFGRKQYFLASIVVFTVVSFLCGNAHNMNELILFRVLQGFAGGGLISTAQAILIETWPREQIGTATALFGLGAVVGPTVGPTIGGWIVENYSWPWIFYVNIPVGALAAFFTYTFVRETPKDTSKPVDWWGIVLLAIAVGSLQTILEKGEDEDWFSKPYILVLTIAAGLGFLLFLWRELSTDHPVVNFSIMRHRSFSVGMFTSFILGFGLYGSVFVFPVFCQNLLGFNAQQTGELLFPGGLCTIVMMPFIGKMLNKGIPAQFMATVGMFLFFVFTNMLSHSTLATGQSDVLIPLLIRGVGMALLFVPLTTLAMADLKGAEVGQGSGLNNMMRQLGGSFGIAVLTTIIHTRQGLHRNNLLVNINQYNPVFTERFNGYVHAFMAKGASMLDATTMAYKAMEGTIVRQSLLLTYDDAYWLSGLVMLFSIPLLYLQPFKKLKAVADAH, encoded by the coding sequence ATGGCTGAAACCGGCTTTAAAAAATGGATCATTACAATCACTGTGATCACAGCTTCGCTTCTGGAGCTGATTGATACCACGATTGTAAACGTAGCGCTGCCCCACATACAGGGTAACTTAGGCGCCACCCTTACGGATGTGGCCTGGGTTGTTACCGGTTATGCGGTGGCCAACGTTATCGTATTGCCCATGTCGGGCTGGCTGGGGAGCCGCTTTGGGCGTAAACAGTATTTTCTTGCATCAATAGTTGTATTTACAGTAGTATCATTCTTGTGCGGTAACGCACATAACATGAATGAGCTGATCCTCTTCCGTGTATTGCAGGGTTTTGCCGGTGGTGGTTTGATCTCGACAGCACAAGCTATCCTGATAGAAACATGGCCGCGTGAACAGATAGGTACCGCTACGGCTTTATTTGGCTTAGGTGCTGTTGTTGGTCCTACTGTAGGGCCAACCATTGGCGGCTGGATTGTTGAAAATTACTCGTGGCCCTGGATATTTTACGTGAATATACCGGTAGGCGCATTGGCAGCATTTTTTACTTATACATTTGTTAGGGAAACGCCGAAGGATACCAGTAAGCCGGTTGACTGGTGGGGTATCGTTTTACTGGCCATTGCAGTAGGTAGTTTGCAAACCATACTTGAAAAAGGTGAAGATGAAGATTGGTTCTCTAAACCATATATCCTTGTACTTACCATTGCCGCAGGTTTAGGCTTCCTCCTGTTCCTCTGGCGCGAACTCAGTACCGATCACCCGGTAGTAAACTTCAGCATTATGCGGCACCGAAGTTTTTCGGTCGGTATGTTTACATCATTTATACTGGGCTTTGGTTTGTATGGGTCAGTGTTTGTGTTCCCTGTGTTTTGCCAGAACCTGTTGGGCTTTAATGCCCAGCAAACGGGCGAACTGCTGTTTCCCGGTGGTTTGTGTACCATTGTCATGATGCCTTTTATAGGTAAAATGCTTAACAAAGGTATACCTGCACAATTTATGGCCACTGTTGGTATGTTCCTGTTCTTTGTATTTACCAATATGTTAAGCCACTCTACGTTGGCAACCGGACAAAGCGATGTGCTGATTCCGTTGCTGATACGTGGTGTGGGTATGGCCTTATTGTTTGTGCCTTTGACCACATTGGCCATGGCAGATCTGAAAGGTGCAGAAGTGGGCCAGGGATCTGGCTTAAATAACATGATGCGCCAGTTGGGTGGTTCTTTTGGTATTGCGGTTTTAACAACTATTATACATACACGCCAGGGACTGCACCGTAATAACCTGCTGGTAAATATTAATCAGTACAATCCTGTATTTACAGAACGCTTTAATGGTTATGTGCATGCCTTTATGGCAAAGGGCGCTTCTATGTTAGATGCCACTACAATGGCTTATAAGGCAATGGAAGGTACAATTGTACGTCAGTCTTTATTGCTTACTTATGATGATGCTTACTGGCTGTCAGGGCTGGTGATGCTCTTCTCCATACCTTTACTTTACTTGCAGCCATTTAAGAAATTGAAGGCTGTTGCTGATGCGCATTAA
- a CDS encoding HlyD family secretion protein codes for MAQEQEIQENVKKKPNKVIPIILGVVLIVGIIFGIKEYIYYSKHVDTDDAQIDGDISPVVARVGGYVDSIMFEDNQHVNKGQPLVIIDDRDYKVKLEQALAAQKGAGASIGVGQSQIFQTAASSASARAQVVSAQARLEKTQKDYARYANLVKDGSITQQQFDQSKSDLQVAQANLQAARDQYKAAQEQVGASRNQLKVTNTGVDQRQADVDFAKLQLSYTHIAAPASGITSKKSIQIGQLVQAGQTLFSIVNDNSIYVTANFKETQLTDIKNGQKVDIEVDAYPDMKIEGTVYNFSPATGAKFSLLPPDNATGNFVKVVQRVPVKIKINADKGVLEKLRPGMSVNVSVITKD; via the coding sequence ATGGCACAGGAACAAGAAATACAAGAAAACGTAAAAAAGAAACCAAATAAGGTTATACCTATTATTTTGGGTGTCGTCCTGATCGTTGGTATTATTTTCGGTATAAAAGAATACATCTATTACAGCAAGCACGTTGATACTGACGATGCGCAGATTGATGGCGACATCAGCCCTGTAGTAGCACGTGTAGGTGGTTATGTGGACAGCATTATGTTCGAAGATAACCAACACGTTAACAAAGGCCAGCCACTGGTTATAATTGACGACCGCGATTATAAAGTTAAATTAGAGCAGGCTTTGGCTGCACAAAAAGGCGCTGGCGCAAGCATTGGCGTAGGCCAGTCTCAGATTTTCCAAACTGCGGCAAGTTCTGCCAGTGCAAGGGCACAGGTAGTATCTGCACAGGCCCGTCTGGAAAAAACACAGAAAGACTATGCACGTTATGCTAACCTGGTAAAAGACGGATCAATTACCCAACAGCAATTTGACCAGTCAAAATCTGATCTGCAAGTTGCACAGGCAAATCTGCAAGCCGCACGCGATCAGTACAAAGCTGCACAAGAGCAGGTGGGTGCCAGCCGTAACCAGTTAAAGGTGACCAACACCGGTGTTGACCAACGCCAGGCAGATGTTGATTTTGCTAAACTGCAACTATCATACACGCATATTGCAGCGCCTGCAAGCGGTATAACCTCTAAAAAGAGCATACAGATTGGCCAGTTAGTACAAGCAGGCCAAACACTTTTCTCTATTGTAAACGATAACAGCATATATGTTACCGCTAACTTTAAAGAAACACAATTAACAGATATTAAAAACGGACAGAAAGTGGATATTGAAGTTGACGCTTACCCTGATATGAAAATAGAGGGGACTGTATATAACTTCTCACCTGCAACAGGTGCCAAATTCTCTTTACTGCCACCAGATAACGCTACCGGTAACTTTGTGAAGGTAGTACAACGTGTTCCGGTTAAAATTAAAATAAACGCTGATAAAGGTGTTTTAGAAAAATTGCGTCCGGGCATGAGTGTAAATGTTTCTGTGATTACTAAAGACTAA
- a CDS encoding TolC family protein, translating to MTTRINNIINLKTKVVSRYGLLLVAILLLPFATALAQDRTLTLNEALKLGLANSKTLKLSQAKIDEAVSQYNQAKDRALPTGSASFAYSRAEIPANKLNFGDQTIGLPKSANANIGMINLAEPIFAGGKLKYARESTDLLIKVSKLDAARDSDEIAYAIINEYYNLYKVLQSKKVVAQNLAAEDAQIRQSQRFFEQGLVTKNDVLRFQLQRSNIELNGIDLENNRKVINYNLNVLLGLPENTQLNIDQLNTPTADNIAPFQNYLDSAYTNRQEFKQFDLRTRVADLNFKDIRANKLPTLSASAAAYYVDIAANPFPTNGNYITPLTLGLSLSWNFGTLWTNKNKEAQAKIQREQVVINKGIETDNIKNEVNRDYQSYVSAVSKINLLQTSIAQATENNRLQESRYQNATGTVTDRVDAQSLLYQAQINLELAKADAGLAYYTLLKSTGTLNK from the coding sequence ATGACCACACGAATAAATAACATCATCAACCTTAAAACAAAAGTAGTAAGCCGGTACGGTTTATTACTGGTGGCAATTTTGTTGCTGCCGTTTGCAACGGCCCTGGCGCAAGACAGGACCCTTACCTTAAACGAAGCATTAAAGCTTGGTTTGGCAAACAGTAAAACATTAAAGCTTTCGCAGGCTAAAATTGATGAAGCTGTTTCTCAATACAACCAGGCGAAAGACCGTGCATTGCCAACCGGCAGCGCAAGCTTTGCTTACAGCCGTGCAGAAATCCCGGCAAACAAGCTAAATTTTGGTGATCAAACCATCGGGTTGCCTAAAAGCGCTAATGCCAATATCGGCATGATTAACTTAGCAGAGCCAATTTTTGCAGGTGGTAAGTTGAAATATGCCCGCGAATCTACAGACCTGTTAATTAAGGTCTCCAAATTAGATGCCGCCCGCGACAGCGACGAGATTGCTTATGCCATTATCAACGAGTACTATAACCTTTACAAAGTGCTGCAAAGCAAAAAGGTGGTAGCGCAAAACCTGGCTGCAGAAGATGCTCAGATCCGCCAATCTCAACGCTTTTTTGAACAGGGTTTGGTTACCAAAAATGACGTTTTGCGTTTTCAATTACAGCGCTCAAATATCGAATTAAATGGTATTGATCTGGAAAACAACCGTAAGGTAATTAACTATAACCTTAACGTATTGCTGGGTTTGCCTGAAAATACACAGTTAAATATTGACCAGTTGAACACACCTACTGCGGATAATATTGCTCCGTTTCAAAATTATCTTGACTCGGCTTATACAAACCGCCAGGAGTTTAAACAATTTGATCTGCGTACCCGTGTAGCTGACCTTAATTTTAAAGACATCAGAGCTAACAAGCTACCGACATTATCGGCAAGTGCAGCGGCTTATTATGTTGATATTGCGGCTAACCCTTTTCCAACTAATGGCAATTACATTACGCCGCTTACTTTAGGTTTATCACTGTCATGGAACTTCGGTACGCTTTGGACTAATAAAAACAAAGAGGCTCAAGCCAAGATACAACGTGAGCAGGTGGTTATTAATAAAGGCATAGAAACCGATAATATTAAAAACGAAGTTAACCGCGATTATCAGTCATATGTATCTGCTGTAAGCAAAATTAACCTGCTGCAAACTTCTATTGCCCAGGCAACAGAAAACAACAGATTGCAGGAATCGAGGTATCAAAATGCTACCGGTACAGTTACCGACCGCGTAGATGCACAAAGCTTATTATACCAGGCGCAAATTAACCTGGAACTTGCTAAAGCCGATGCAGGTTTAGCATACTACACTTTACTTAAATCAACCGGAACACTCAACAAATAA
- a CDS encoding TetR/AcrR family transcriptional regulator: MEKEKTDKKDHILDVAEKVFSEVGYDGASTRMISGEAGVNMAMLNYYFGSKEGLFLAIFERRISMFRDMLRDIGNTSGLSPWGKIEKYIETYVDRIFNNTCFQRMLYQEISMSRKGDLPDKINQILTQNVSEFNKLIKEGVDTGDFKPDTDIEMITATIFGIKNYLMNTPYVSSKMFGYDIQNEESLKIFKPRLKAYLINLLKPYLLK, encoded by the coding sequence ATGGAGAAAGAAAAGACAGATAAAAAGGATCACATTTTAGATGTAGCCGAAAAGGTTTTCTCTGAAGTGGGATACGATGGCGCTTCAACCCGGATGATTTCGGGCGAGGCCGGGGTTAATATGGCCATGCTGAATTATTATTTCGGTTCTAAAGAAGGTTTGTTTCTGGCCATATTCGAGCGTCGCATTTCAATGTTCAGGGATATGCTAAGAGATATTGGAAACACTTCTGGCTTATCACCCTGGGGAAAGATTGAAAAGTATATAGAAACTTATGTAGACCGGATCTTTAATAATACCTGTTTTCAGCGCATGCTGTACCAGGAAATAAGCATGAGCCGCAAAGGGGACCTGCCAGATAAGATCAACCAGATATTGACACAAAATGTAAGCGAGTTTAATAAGCTGATAAAAGAGGGTGTGGATACAGGCGATTTTAAACCGGATACTGATATAGAAATGATTACAGCAACCATCTTCGGCATTAAAAATTACCTGATGAACACGCCTTACGTATCAAGCAAAATGTTTGGTTATGATATACAAAACGAGGAATCATTAAAAATATTTAAACCAAGACTGAAAGCATATCTGATAAATTTATTAAAACCTTACTTATTAAAGTAA
- a CDS encoding PIG-L family deacetylase, with the protein MKHILYLFALILSIQYGFAQSAVVSNTSAIEQDFKKLGVLGSVLYVAAHPDDENTRLLGYLAQEKHYRTGYMSLTRGDGGQNLIGTEQGELLGAIRTQELLAARRIDGAEQFFSRANDFGFSKGPDETLKLWDREKVLSDVVWVIRNFRPDIIICRFPTTGEGGHGHHTSSAILAQEAFKAAADPTRFPEQLKYVKPWQAKRLLWNTFNFGSMNTTSESQFKLDVGGYNTFLGKSYGEIAAESRSSHKTQGFGSSRQRGQAFEYFKTILGDAPQNDLMDGINTTWRRVSGGADIEAGLTVIYKNFDAANPQRSVPALVKLLGSIEKIPDSYWRAQKANEMKNLIAACAGLWFESYSAKPVYAKGENVSISTQIIVRTDAPVALTSVSYNGDATNADNKETLAQNILKSVNSTFKAAELTQPYWLKYPHGAAMYNTGYLDSTGNVAQKTLPWNILPSVTVSFIIAGKPISYTTPVEYKYADPARGEIYQPLIIAPAVTANIINQDYIFSTKQPQTVQLKLKAFTKASGTVSLKPISGWNISPASISFSDKNEGDEWVANFTVSPADATPGTNALQAIVTTNGQTFDNGLLQLYYEHIPTITLFPQAKAKLVNLDLKTAGKKIGYIMGAGDLVPEALQQVGYEVHQLTDAEIMNDDLSKYDAIITGVRAYNVNNRLVYEQPKLMDYVKNGGNLVVQYNNNAGILVAPGPYPFMVVNQRVTDENAAVTFDDPQSALLNYPNKITAKDFDGWIQERGLYFVTNTDAKYQAPLSMHDPNEAPNKGSLIAANYGKGRFVYTSLAFFRELPAGVPGAYRLFVNLLSNPKK; encoded by the coding sequence ATGAAACATATACTCTACCTGTTTGCCTTAATACTTAGCATTCAATACGGTTTTGCCCAAAGCGCAGTAGTGTCAAACACTTCGGCAATTGAGCAGGATTTCAAAAAATTAGGTGTTTTAGGCAGCGTACTTTACGTAGCCGCTCACCCGGATGATGAGAATACAAGACTGCTTGGTTACCTGGCACAAGAGAAACATTACCGCACAGGATACATGTCCCTTACCCGGGGCGATGGTGGGCAAAACCTCATCGGTACCGAACAGGGGGAACTTTTGGGAGCCATCCGCACACAGGAATTATTAGCAGCCCGCCGTATAGACGGTGCAGAACAGTTTTTTAGCCGCGCTAATGACTTCGGGTTTTCTAAAGGGCCTGATGAAACCCTTAAACTATGGGACAGGGAAAAAGTATTGAGCGATGTAGTATGGGTGATCCGCAACTTTCGTCCTGATATTATTATCTGCCGCTTCCCTACTACAGGCGAGGGCGGGCATGGGCACCATACCTCATCAGCTATTTTAGCGCAGGAAGCTTTTAAGGCTGCAGCAGACCCAACCCGTTTCCCCGAGCAGTTAAAATATGTAAAGCCCTGGCAGGCAAAACGCCTGCTTTGGAATACTTTTAACTTTGGCAGCATGAACACAACCAGCGAAAGCCAGTTTAAGCTGGATGTTGGTGGTTACAATACCTTTTTAGGTAAAAGTTATGGAGAGATTGCGGCCGAAAGCCGGTCAAGCCATAAAACACAAGGTTTTGGTTCTTCACGCCAGCGTGGACAGGCCTTCGAGTATTTTAAGACCATTTTAGGTGACGCCCCGCAAAACGACCTGATGGATGGTATCAATACGACCTGGCGCCGGGTAAGCGGCGGTGCAGATATCGAAGCCGGATTAACTGTGATCTACAAAAATTTTGATGCCGCTAATCCACAGCGTTCTGTCCCTGCTCTGGTTAAATTACTTGGATCAATTGAAAAGATACCTGACAGTTACTGGCGTGCGCAAAAAGCCAACGAAATGAAAAACCTGATTGCGGCATGTGCCGGACTATGGTTCGAGAGCTATAGTGCAAAGCCGGTTTATGCCAAAGGTGAAAATGTGAGTATCAGCACCCAAATCATTGTACGCACCGATGCACCGGTTGCTTTAACAAGTGTATCCTACAATGGCGATGCCACCAATGCTGATAACAAAGAGACCCTTGCACAGAACATCTTAAAATCTGTAAACAGTACCTTTAAAGCAGCTGAGCTTACACAGCCATATTGGTTAAAGTATCCACATGGTGCAGCTATGTATAACACAGGCTACCTGGATTCGACTGGTAACGTAGCGCAGAAGACACTTCCATGGAATATTCTACCGTCTGTTACCGTTTCATTTATAATAGCCGGAAAACCTATTAGCTACACCACTCCTGTAGAATATAAGTATGCTGATCCGGCACGGGGGGAAATATACCAGCCTTTGATTATTGCCCCGGCTGTTACAGCGAATATCATCAACCAGGATTATATTTTTAGCACTAAACAACCGCAAACGGTTCAGTTAAAGTTAAAGGCGTTTACCAAAGCAAGCGGTACAGTTAGCTTAAAGCCAATATCCGGTTGGAATATCAGCCCAGCCAGTATCAGCTTTAGCGATAAAAATGAAGGTGATGAATGGGTTGCTAATTTTACCGTATCACCGGCTGATGCCACACCAGGAACCAATGCATTGCAGGCCATAGTTACAACCAACGGGCAAACATTTGATAATGGACTGCTGCAATTATATTATGAGCATATCCCAACCATTACGTTGTTCCCGCAGGCTAAAGCCAAACTGGTAAATCTCGACCTGAAAACGGCAGGCAAAAAAATCGGCTATATTATGGGTGCGGGCGACCTGGTACCCGAAGCCTTGCAGCAAGTAGGTTATGAAGTGCACCAGCTTACAGATGCTGAGATCATGAATGATGACCTGTCAAAATACGATGCCATTATTACAGGCGTACGTGCTTATAATGTTAACAACCGACTGGTTTACGAACAGCCCAAATTAATGGACTATGTAAAGAATGGCGGCAACCTGGTTGTACAATATAATAACAATGCAGGAATATTGGTAGCACCCGGGCCATATCCGTTTATGGTAGTTAACCAACGCGTTACCGATGAAAATGCCGCTGTTACTTTTGATGATCCGCAAAGTGCATTACTCAACTACCCGAATAAAATCACAGCTAAGGATTTTGACGGCTGGATACAGGAGCGCGGACTATATTTTGTAACTAATACAGATGCAAAATACCAGGCACCGCTTAGCATGCATGACCCTAACGAAGCACCTAACAAAGGATCATTAATTGCAGCTAATTATGGCAAAGGCAGGTTTGTATATACATCACTTGCGTTTTTCAGGGAACTGCCTGCAGGTGTACCCGGTGCCTACCGTTTATTTGTAAACCTGCTCAGCAATCCGAAAAAATAA
- a CDS encoding DUF2911 domain-containing protein — MKRILMQLALLATLCFSADTFAQLKMPNASSSQTITQEFGLGTITLTYSRPNVKGRKIFGEGTLQPYGEVWRTGANQATVIKFSDDVTIEGNKIPAGEYGLFSIPGKNEWTIIINKTAKQWGAYEYKQADDVVRFKVKSSTIKPLVETFTMQFANVKPTSCDLQLMWEHTALTVHLTTEVDSRIMANIDEAMKGEKKPYFAAAVYYYENGKDLNKALEWMNILEKQSPTLYYYKLWKARILLKMGDKADAIATAKEGVALAKADKSDEYVRLNEAVISQAK, encoded by the coding sequence ATGAAAAGGATATTGATGCAGCTTGCGCTGCTTGCAACGTTATGTTTTTCGGCAGATACGTTTGCACAATTAAAAATGCCTAATGCCAGCTCGTCGCAAACCATTACGCAAGAGTTCGGATTAGGTACCATCACTTTAACTTATTCGAGGCCTAATGTTAAAGGGCGCAAAATTTTTGGCGAAGGTACTTTACAGCCTTACGGCGAAGTATGGCGTACAGGCGCCAACCAGGCAACCGTGATAAAGTTCAGTGATGATGTGACTATCGAGGGTAACAAGATTCCTGCTGGGGAATATGGCTTATTTAGCATTCCCGGTAAAAATGAATGGACTATTATCATTAACAAAACAGCGAAACAATGGGGCGCTTATGAGTACAAGCAAGCCGACGATGTGGTGCGTTTTAAGGTTAAAAGCAGCACGATAAAGCCGCTGGTTGAAACCTTCACCATGCAGTTTGCCAATGTAAAGCCAACCAGCTGCGACCTGCAACTGATGTGGGAGCATACTGCCCTTACTGTTCATTTAACTACCGAGGTTGACAGCCGTATAATGGCAAATATTGATGAAGCCATGAAAGGCGAAAAGAAACCTTACTTTGCTGCTGCGGTATACTACTACGAGAATGGCAAGGACCTTAACAAAGCTTTAGAGTGGATGAATATCCTTGAAAAGCAAAGTCCTACCTTATATTACTACAAATTGTGGAAAGCACGTATCTTGTTAAAAATGGGAGATAAGGCCGATGCCATTGCTACAGCTAAAGAAGGTGTTGCTTTGGCTAAAGCCGATAAAAGCGACGAGTATGTACGCCTTAACGAAGCTGTGATATCACAGGCTAAATAA
- a CDS encoding porin family protein has product MKKLFLSIAVLVALSITAKAQFILGVKGGVNFSKINTDNFKESSQAGYQAGIFMRAGSGLFFQPELYLSSSGGKFEFQNSNNTINEEGHVRFTNLNVPLLIGQRFGTKNLNVRIMAGPIYTAILDKDRSFSQNVQNAYQDFGNYTTSTLGFQAGAGVDIGSITIDGRYEGGLTKINKDYGQRQNLWALTVGFKVL; this is encoded by the coding sequence ATGAAAAAGCTATTTTTAAGTATAGCAGTACTTGTTGCACTAAGTATAACGGCCAAGGCGCAGTTTATATTGGGCGTTAAAGGCGGGGTTAACTTTTCTAAGATCAACACCGATAACTTTAAAGAATCATCTCAGGCAGGTTACCAGGCAGGTATCTTCATGCGTGCGGGTAGTGGATTATTTTTCCAGCCAGAGCTTTACCTAAGCAGCTCGGGTGGTAAATTCGAGTTTCAGAACAGTAATAATACCATTAACGAAGAGGGCCACGTGCGTTTTACCAACTTAAACGTGCCATTGCTTATCGGTCAGCGCTTCGGTACAAAAAATCTTAACGTACGGATTATGGCAGGGCCGATCTATACCGCCATCCTGGATAAGGACCGTAGTTTCTCGCAAAACGTTCAGAACGCTTACCAGGATTTTGGTAACTATACCACAAGCACGCTTGGTTTCCAGGCAGGTGCTGGCGTAGATATCGGTAGTATTACCATTGACGGGCGTTACGAAGGCGGCCTGACTAAAATCAATAAAGACTATGGCCAACGCCAGAACTTATGGGCTTTAACCGTTGGTTTTAAAGTTCTGTAA
- a CDS encoding S41 family peptidase has translation MRKSVYRKLGLTAVAVGVAVTLYSFNDDLFQISKNLDVFASVYKEVNLNYVDDINPSKMVKTGVDAMLDNLDPYTEFVPESEIEDFKLKYVSTQYGGIGATVFVRDKRIFISDVFSGFPAQKADIRAGDQILKINDVEVTGKTNEQVSLLLKGSKGAGVKLLLKRGDNAAIEKSLIRDEIKQPNVSYYGMVSGNMGYIKLDKFLENSAEEVTNALLALKKNNPQGIILDLRSNGGGILQDAVKIVNLFVAKDVEVVSQKGKIKEKNFTYRTMSTPVEPNLPLVVLVNGRSASASEIVAGSLQDLDRAVIIGQRSYGKGLVQQTFTLPYNSLVKITIAKYYIPSGRCIQALDYAHRKDDGSVNKMADSSLHEFKTKAGRSVYDGSGVYPDITIKQERFANITQTLVGKLLIFDYANQYRSTHNSIPNALSFHLSDDDYNDFVKYLNGKDYSYSTNSERLLNTLKTEATKEKQFNEIQSEYDILKSKLMASKKNDLQQHKDEIRQVLENEIVARYYFEKGRYEVNFKYDRDLAQAVKTMQDKNQLAAVLKGEGQYKVIGKPVLASAVTKKDDTGAEQ, from the coding sequence ATGAGAAAAAGTGTTTACCGCAAACTGGGGCTTACCGCTGTTGCAGTTGGCGTTGCTGTAACTTTATACAGTTTTAATGACGACCTGTTCCAGATATCAAAAAACCTTGATGTTTTTGCGTCGGTTTATAAAGAGGTAAACCTTAATTATGTGGATGACATTAACCCATCTAAAATGGTGAAAACCGGGGTTGATGCCATGTTGGATAACCTTGACCCTTATACCGAGTTTGTACCCGAGTCGGAGATCGAAGATTTTAAATTAAAATATGTGAGCACACAATATGGCGGTATTGGTGCTACCGTATTTGTCAGGGATAAAAGGATATTTATATCCGATGTGTTTTCCGGTTTCCCTGCCCAAAAGGCAGACATCCGCGCAGGTGATCAGATACTAAAAATTAACGACGTTGAGGTCACCGGCAAAACCAACGAACAGGTAAGCCTGCTGCTTAAAGGCAGCAAAGGCGCAGGCGTTAAGTTATTGCTTAAGCGAGGCGATAATGCAGCGATTGAAAAAAGCCTGATCCGCGACGAGATCAAACAACCAAACGTAAGTTATTACGGCATGGTTAGCGGCAACATGGGCTACATTAAGTTGGACAAGTTTTTAGAAAACTCTGCCGAAGAAGTAACCAATGCCTTATTAGCCTTAAAGAAGAATAACCCGCAAGGGATTATTCTCGACCTACGTTCCAATGGCGGAGGTATATTACAGGACGCTGTTAAAATCGTTAACCTGTTTGTAGCTAAAGATGTAGAGGTCGTATCGCAAAAAGGGAAGATCAAAGAGAAAAACTTTACTTACCGTACCATGAGCACCCCTGTTGAACCTAACCTTCCATTGGTGGTGCTGGTTAACGGGCGTTCGGCATCGGCGTCAGAAATTGTTGCAGGATCGTTGCAGGACCTTGACCGGGCAGTTATAATAGGTCAGCGCAGCTATGGTAAGGGCCTGGTGCAGCAAACCTTTACCCTGCCTTACAATAGCCTGGTGAAAATCACCATTGCTAAATACTACATTCCATCAGGCCGTTGTATACAGGCATTAGATTACGCTCACCGTAAAGATGATGGCAGCGTTAATAAAATGGCTGATTCTTCATTACACGAGTTTAAAACCAAAGCAGGCCGATCGGTGTATGATGGCAGCGGTGTGTACCCTGATATCACGATCAAACAAGAACGATTTGCCAACATCACCCAGACACTGGTAGGTAAGCTGTTAATATTTGATTATGCTAATCAATACCGTAGCACTCATAATTCTATCCCCAATGCATTGTCGTTCCATTTAAGTGATGACGACTATAATGACTTTGTGAAGTATCTTAACGGCAAAGATTACTCTTACAGCACCAACAGCGAGCGGTTGCTGAATACGCTTAAAACTGAGGCTACCAAAGAAAAGCAGTTCAACGAAATACAATCTGAATACGACATATTGAAAAGCAAGCTGATGGCCAGCAAAAAGAACGACCTGCAACAACATAAAGACGAGATACGCCAGGTACTCGAAAATGAAATTGTGGCTCGTTATTACTTTGAAAAAGGCCGTTATGAGGTTAACTTTAAATACGACCGTGATTTGGCACAGGCAGTTAAAACCATGCAGGATAAAAACCAGCTTGCAGCTGTGTTAAAAGGCGAAGGCCAGTACAAAGTGATAGGCAAACCCGTTTTAGCATCGGCAGTTACCAAAAAGGATGATACAGGTGCGGAGCAATAA
- a CDS encoding phosphatidylserine decarboxylase family protein: MTIHKEGYTSIALCILFIFVLNAVIQFYLPQAHALKWVVYILSALLFLIILQFFRSPSFAISTDEATVLCPADGKIVVIEETEESEVLKDKRIQISVFMSPINVHVNRNPISGVVKYFKYHPGKYLVAWHPKSSTENERTTIMIENTAGTPVLFRQIAGAMARRIVWYVKEGDVVEQGGQFGFIKFGSRVDIFLPLGSKINVALGEVVKGGRTVLAELPA; encoded by the coding sequence TGTTTATTTTTGTGCTTAACGCAGTTATTCAGTTTTATTTGCCACAGGCCCATGCATTAAAATGGGTAGTTTACATCTTATCGGCATTGCTGTTTCTGATTATTTTGCAGTTTTTCCGCAGCCCAAGCTTTGCAATCAGTACAGACGAAGCTACTGTGCTATGCCCGGCTGATGGTAAAATAGTGGTTATTGAAGAAACAGAAGAAAGCGAAGTATTAAAAGATAAACGCATCCAGATATCGGTATTTATGTCGCCTATTAATGTGCATGTAAACCGTAACCCGATAAGCGGAGTGGTTAAATATTTCAAATATCATCCCGGTAAATATCTGGTAGCATGGCATCCCAAATCATCAACCGAAAACGAACGTACCACTATTATGATAGAAAACACAGCGGGTACACCGGTGCTTTTCCGTCAGATTGCAGGTGCAATGGCACGTCGTATTGTATGGTATGTTAAAGAAGGTGATGTAGTGGAACAGGGCGGCCAATTTGGCTTTATTAAATTTGGATCGAGAGTAGATATTTTTTTACCTTTAGGTTCAAAGATAAATGTTGCTCTGGGCGAGGTAGTTAAGGGCGGCCGTACCGTACTTGCCGAATTACCCGCTTAA